A genomic region of Chryseobacterium sp. KACC 21268 contains the following coding sequences:
- a CDS encoding YiiX/YebB-like N1pC/P60 family cysteine hydrolase has translation MKNFVLLFLFLLTLSCKTYNTSILENGDLLFVPAVETGLSGAINNVTQTEKKTSYDHIGIVKKESEHLYVLHAAPKGGSQKQKLNSFLKEQTKLGQKIDVYRLKEAYKSSIPNSVLKAETLVGKPYNFNYILDENSYYCSDFVERAFRENQIFTLEPMTFIDPKTKKTNAFWEKFYQDRKLKVPEGEPGCNPNGLAASEKLSKVGELK, from the coding sequence ATGAAAAATTTTGTTTTACTTTTTTTGTTCTTGTTGACATTAAGTTGTAAAACTTACAATACCTCAATTTTGGAAAACGGTGACCTACTTTTTGTGCCTGCTGTAGAAACGGGATTGTCCGGCGCCATCAATAATGTGACGCAAACGGAAAAGAAAACTTCGTACGACCATATCGGAATCGTGAAGAAGGAATCTGAGCATTTGTACGTATTACACGCTGCTCCAAAAGGTGGTTCTCAGAAACAAAAACTCAATTCTTTTTTGAAAGAGCAAACCAAACTCGGACAGAAAATCGACGTTTATCGTTTGAAAGAAGCATACAAATCGTCCATTCCAAATTCTGTTTTGAAAGCTGAAACTTTGGTTGGCAAGCCTTATAATTTCAATTATATTCTGGATGAAAATTCTTATTACTGCTCAGATTTTGTGGAAAGAGCTTTTCGGGAAAATCAAATCTTCACATTGGAACCAATGACATTCATCGACCCGAAAACGAAAAAGACGAATGCGTTTTGGGAAAAGTTCTATCAAGATAGAAAACTGAAAGTTCCGGAAGGTGAGCCAGGCTGTAATCCAAACGGTTTGGCTGCTTCTGAAAAATTGAGTAAAGTCGGGGAACTGAAATAA
- a CDS encoding NIL domain-containing protein, which produces MIYPQETQKGGFFQKPAKEIILEIELNGKIRFDILLYTIYNHYKISYKIVNAHIEYLNGNNFGNVKLLLKITDDEIDKIENYLGEYKLMSCKIPVLQQTKEAS; this is translated from the coding sequence ATGATCTATCCACAAGAAACGCAGAAAGGAGGCTTCTTTCAAAAGCCCGCAAAGGAAATAATCCTGGAAATAGAACTGAATGGTAAAATAAGATTTGATATCCTGCTTTACACGATCTACAATCATTACAAGATCAGCTACAAGATCGTGAACGCCCATATCGAATATCTGAATGGCAATAACTTCGGCAACGTAAAACTTCTTCTGAAGATCACGGATGACGAAATTGATAAGATTGAAAATTACCTTGGTGAATACAAACTGATGAGTTGCAAAATACCAGTCCTACAACAAACAAAGGAAGCTTCATAA